The genomic interval AAAATTTGTGCTAAAACCTTTTCTCGAAATAGTTCTATCATGATacacatgagaactcacacgGCCAAGAAACCTTTCACATGTTCAACCTGTGGAAAAGATTACCCTCACAAGAGTCGTTTAATTGATCACATGAGAATTCATACAGGTGAAAAACCTTTCACATGTGCaagttgtggaaaaagtttccatcACAGTGGCactttaaaaagacacataaGAACTCACTCAGGTGAGAAGCCTTACAAATGCACAACCTGCGAAAAAAGTTTTGTGTCTAATTCTCAGTTAGTTGATCACATGTCGattcatacaggtgagaagcctttctcatgtggaAACTGCGGAAAAAGTTTCCGGAGGAAAGGTAACTTGAATAGTCATatcagaattcacacaggtgagaagccattCTCATGtggaaactgtggaaaaagtttccggAGGAAACCTAACTTGGTTCGTCACATCAGagttcacacaggtgagaagccattctcctgtgggacctgtggaaaacgTTGTGCTCACAAGAGTCGTTTAATTGATCACATGAGAATTCATACAGGTGAAAAACCTTTCATTTGTGAAGCTTGTGGAAAAGGTTTCCATCACATTGGCACTTTAAACAGACACATAAGAACTCACTCAGGTGAGAAGCCTCACAGGTGCACAacctgtggaaaaggttttgcGTCTAAATCTCACTTAGTTGATCACATCATGattcatacaggtgagaagcctttctcatgtggaCACTGTGGAAGAAGTTTCCGGAGGAAACCTAACTTGGTTCGTCACATCAGacttcacacaggtgagaagccattctcatgtgggacctgtggaaaacgTTTCActcataaaaacagtttaactcttcacatgagaattcacacaggtgagaagacTTTCTCTTGAGGCATCTGTGGAAGAAATTGCTTGTATGAATCCCAGTTAGTTTatcacatgagaactcacacaggttaaaaacctttctcatgtggaacctgtggaaaaaatttcacttataaaaaaagtttaaatgctCTCATGAGatttcacacaggtgagaagcctttctcatgtgcGACTTGTGGAAaattttttgctgtaaaataccttttacattttcacatgaaGACTCACACAAGAGAGAAGTCTTTCTCATGTGGGGCCTGTGGGAAAGGTTTCACTCAAAAATACCTTTTAACTTTTCAACAGAATTCACACATGTGAGAAGTAGCTGTGCAATGATTTATCAGCCAGCTGATTAATTTGTGTTGATAACCTTAATTTTGGTACGTTGGTGATCAGCAGATACAagcatgtgaagctgatctgaTCCTCCAATTTTATTGACCTGAGCTTTTCTCCTGTTCTCCTTTGTTGAGAGGTTTGACTATTAGACCGGCCCACCacgtcatgtctgcacatttgcaatcggtgcacccttAGTGAAAAGCGAGGAAATTGTTTTGTGTGTAGATCCAGTTTTAGTCATCACATGAAGATTCACACGGGTTAGAAGCCTTTCTTTTATAGGTGctgtaaaaaaagtttcactGATTGGAAATGTTCACCGTTCACATGAGAACTGACACAGGTTTGGTGGCACAATGTAACTTTCTGTTTGGAAGTGGTGTAATTGGAACCGACACATTTTATTCTggatcttttttatttccattttatttattgagactAAGGGAGTTGTTTCTCTTAGAGAAACAAtgactttgaatgttttaagaTTTAGACTTCCAaagtttttaaacctttataGTGTATTTATcctttgtactttttgtttcaaTGATTTGGAGAAGTGGATGCATTTCTTTGACAtggttttaatgatttttctgcttaaaaaatgtattgatgaTGTGGATTGAAtttcaaatagaaaaatgaTTGAAACTTTTTAGATAATAAAGTATCATAAAGAtggtctttttctcttttttctgtttagtagAAGACttgaataaaaccaaataaaaactatttgtttgaaacaaatagTAAATAAGAAAACCTTCATGTATATAAACAGCCTTAGTCCACAGAGGCCGTCGCTTCCTCCTTAACATTGCATGAATTTTAATAACGTCAATATTCATTTTTCAATCAACATTTAACAGACTGAGTtctatatttatacaaataagagaaaacacaatatgagtcataatttaacaaagaacaaacataATCATAAATTTAAGACTCAAAACATAAGTAGGCCTACAACTAATCATTTTAAACAACCTTCTGTACTTTGAtgtgtaaaaatacaatttgcaaCGTGTACGTAAGAAATTTAATTGAGCAAAAGTcaataacaaacaaattaattgagTTCACAGCAGAATAACAACCCAGGATGTTATAACCAGAGTTGATTTTTGTAGTCGGTTTGAATTTTTCAGATCGGGCTTGAAGGAATCCTCAGCAGAACCTCACGATCCAACACTGTGCTGGCGCACGACAAGATGGCCACCAGCCACCACCTGTAAGACTGCAGTCTGCAGCATGAGGTGGACGAGAGCCACGTGAAAAACTGTTGGGCTTTTGCAGAGCTGCTACTGAAGGCTTTTGTCTGAACTTAGGCGAGACACGAgccagatgtttttgtgtctgtaaaAGTTAAACATGTTGGGTTCAGATGTTCCGGAAAagagttttacttttcttcacCAAACtctttttaaagtattattttcaAACTTGCTTTAGTGTTGCCAAACAAGTCGCCCAGCAGCTTTGCAGAAGAATCCTCGGCTATTttgaaaggaaagaagaaaccagaaaaaaagacagaagttcAACAAgaatttttaatcaatattttggaAATCCTTAAAAGCCCCCTTACTACAAGTCTACAAAGAAGCACTAAGTGAAGAAAAATGGCCAAACTCAATGACTCAAGGTATGATCTCATTGTTATATAAAAATAGGGAAAAAATGGATATGAAAAATTGGAGGCCGTTGACATTACTAGGtgtagatgtaaaaataatagctaaagttttattttttcaactaCAGACGGGGATTAATACTATAATAGGGAAGGAATAAACTTGCAGAGTGAAAGGATGGAGAATAACAGACAGTCTGGCCTTGGTTAGAGACAGTTACCTATATAGTCAGGAAAGGCAACTTTTGATGGCTAATTTAGGGATTGACTTGGAAAAAGCGTTTGACAGTGTAAACcatacatttttagaaagaattttagatcattttaattttggagaaacatttaaaagatggATAAAAACTTTATACAATGAGTGTAGTAGCGTAGTGGTAGTGAATGGAACCTTAACTTCCCCTTTCGCTGTTAAAGCAGGAGTGAGACGTGGCGCCCACTGTCTCCGTTGTTATTTATAATAGCAATAGAACCATTAGTATGTGCTATtagggaaaacaaaataattaaggGAATAATACCACTGGGTAATGAAGCTAAAGACGTAAAACTAACAATGTACCTGGACGACCTGACACTTTTGTTAACAGATAAAGCTTCTATATATGAGAGTTTAAAGATAAGCGAGAAATTTACAAGGGCTTCAGGAATGAAAGTTAataaacaaaagagagagataTTATATATCAATTGGAgggaaataagagaaaattgGAGCTTGATAGAAAAAGATACAATAAAGGTGTTAGGAATACTAATAGGGAAAGACATGGCAATGGAGGATTGGAAAGTTAAATTACCAAAAGTCCAGTTATTGCAAGAACATCATCAGTGTTTTTCCCAAACTGATCTATTCCAACTAAACACTCCCTCCCTACATATACTTGGTCCTGAGTTTTCAAGCAAGCAGTATGCAAGAGTTATGTTTTACCACCATACAATAAGAGTCACAACCCAAGATTAcacatataataaaaaaataataaataattttctaaatttccaCCAAcaataaacatcaataaaatttgtaatttatttttaacaaaacagcaTATTAAAAGAGGAGAAGCACAGCATAAAATTCAAAGCGGAACTAAAAATCATTTCCGGTTTCTTcaatgaaacacacaaaagagcACAGGCGA from Gambusia affinis linkage group LG18, SWU_Gaff_1.0, whole genome shotgun sequence carries:
- the LOC122820959 gene encoding gastrula zinc finger protein XlCGF57.1-like, whose translation is MKELVTEETFTELKEINVKMEEEMEDQRGLMDFSRIPKIILHRIDLPQCCEEEEVLNELSNPEEKSTLDQEEPEPLQIKQEQEEPEPLQIKQEQEEPEPLQIKQGQEEPEPLQIKQKQEEPEPLQIKRGQEEPEPLQIKQEQKEPEPLQIKRGQEEPEPLQIKQEQQEPKHQEFKEEEKQLCISQDEEHVVLKQETDDMLVNKQQKGTTETSEQETQKKAQPEPLQKKQEQEEPEHQEFKEGEKQLCISQDEEHVVLKQETDDMLVNKQQKGTTETSEQETQKKAQPNQNRYCCKICAKTFSRNSSIMIHMRTHTAKKPFTCSTCGKDYPHKSRLIDHMRIHTGEKPFTCASCGKSFHHSGTLKRHIRTHSGEKPYKCTTCEKSFVSNSQLVDHMSIHTGEKPFSCGNCGKSFRRKGNLNSHIRIHTGEKPFSCGNCGKSFRRKPNLVRHIRVHTGEKPFSCGTCGKRCAHKSRLIDHMRIHTGEKPFICEACGKGFHHIGTLNRHIRTHSGEKPHRCTTCGKGFASKSHLVDHIMIHTGEKPFSCGHCGRSFRRKPNLVRHIRLHTGEKPFSCGTCGKRFTHKNSLTLHMRIHTGEKTFS